The sequence TAATACTTCGCACAACGCGTAAAGATCGGCGTTATTTTTTGGCTTAACGCAGTAACCGGCATAAAAACTGGTCTTTTCATCTTCAATCACGTAAAAACGGGGCGCGATATTCATTGTGCTGGTTATGATTTTTTTTCCAAAACTGGTTTTCAGTCCTTGATTTCTTCCAAAGGCGTAAAATTCTTCATAATTTTTACCGCCGCCCTTATCTCTTGTTTCTAAAATATTGCGTTGTTGCAAGAAATATTTATACGCTTCGGGATATTTTTGTTGAAAAATGTTTTTTGGTATTATTTTTTCATTTTCATACGGAAAAATCAAAAACAAATTTTGGCTCTTACCCCTGTAAGTTGACGCTTTAATAATGGGAACGCATAAATCTTTTTCAATTTTAAAATTATTGAGATAAAAATAATTTTTATCAATTTTATCGGGTGAAAAGATATAAATATCGTCTTTGAGCGTGGCTATTCCATAATGAATATCGGCGATTTCCTGAAGCGCGGAATATTTTTTATTAAGTTTAACTATCTTGTCTAAATATTTTTCATCAAAAAATTCCCATCTGTCCGACCTCATGTATTGGCGAGATATTTTTTTGTATTTAAGATTTTCGAAATCATTTTTAAAATTTTCCGTAAATAGGAAATTTGCGGAGTCCTCTTTTTTTAAAAATGTAATCGCCGTATACGCGGTAATATCTTTAAAGACCTGGAAATGATCAAAATTTATTATTTTGATTAAATGGGGAAGCAATAAATTGCGCAAATTTTTTCCCGCTGCCGAATGAAAATGAGAATTTGGGGTAATGAACGCAATTTTTCCGTTTTT is a genomic window of Candidatus Niyogibacteria bacterium containing:
- a CDS encoding Eco57I restriction-modification methylase domain-containing protein encodes the protein MNTIIKKENGVVFTPEWVADFMAKEILVSQKISGDEKILDTGCGEGVFAIVTAQKFSKLSGKKIEKVIEDNVYFTDISEEYTEKTKQNLQKLSKNKIKKFNAITDDFCFHNFDEKFDFIIGNPPYVRIQNLNGRKEQLQKNYITASSGSIDLYFCFFEQALRLLNKNGKIAFITPNSHFHSAAGKNLRNLLLPHLIKIINFDHFQVFKDITAYTAITFLKKEDSANFLFTENFKNDFENLKYKKISRQYMRSDRWEFFDEKYLDKIVKLNKKYSALQEIADIHYGIATLKDDIYIFSPDKIDKNYFYLNNFKIEKDLCVPIIKASTYRGKSQNLFLIFPYENEKIIPKNIFQQKYPEAYKYFLQQRNILETRDKGGGKNYEEFYAFGRNQGLKTSFGKKIITSTMNIAPRFYVIEDEKTSFYAGYCVKPKNNADLYALCEVLNSDSMREYINLISKSYRGGYKSYAKSFLKDFVHPQFNKTQPVLF